A window of Cryptomeria japonica chromosome 3, Sugi_1.0, whole genome shotgun sequence contains these coding sequences:
- the LOC131069608 gene encoding rust resistance kinase Lr10 has protein sequence MFLCIFRINMAHALRLPHFLFFVTISIYYLVSCCNGSCGMFRCGNYTWDYPFGAKDSGCGDPTLLLECDEEAKMPLITIGAYQYYILEPKNYFHLVLFNEPTMIILYKHLKEEECNLSESIYDQFWSANQFRIADGYTNITLGTTCTVENAGPNGGGLTNLTCNGYRYVNVSLPDLSKVCASEFRIAVKEIDLELGKPLSEITGTGVNITWYPGKPCKYCETDYRNCTYRRTSSFCYCHASSYSQCSTGNSRTAVILSAAIGSGLLFLAAVLLVVFYRKRSLASKELQLRMAMEPSLTKVEQFLDDFAHEMPIRYSFSQLKKITNNFADKLGEGGFGVVYKGKLPRGNLVAVKILDQSRHSETQFMNEVATVGRIHHVHLVRLMGYCFEGFRSALVYEYMVNGSLEKFIFAGKNKGRILKVEQLYSIALGAARGIAYLHQDCERSIIHFDIKPHNILLDKDFIPKIADFGLAKLFSREDDHISLTAARGTPGYVAPELWFTNLGPVTHKSDVYSFGMVLLEMAGGRKNIDVQVSRSSQLYFPEWAFKLMENTQLEMMLRGSGKAEIESEQMEKAIRLAKVGLWCIQYNSTDRPCMSRVVQMLEGNGDVSNPPLPFNSSPDCQPALQYSTEEFSSMVCNWPCVMH, from the exons ATGTTCCTCTGCATCTTTCGCATAAATATGGCTCACGCATTACGTCTACCGCACTTCCTGTTCTTTGTCACAATTTCAATATATTACTTGGTCTCTTGCTGTAATGGATCGTGTGGGATGTTCAGATGTGGCAATTACACTTGGGATTATCCGTTTGGAGCCAAGGACAGCGGCTGCGGTGACCCTACGCTTCTGCTGGAGTGTGATGAAGAAGCCAAGATGCCTCTAATTACAATCGGTGCTTACCAATACTATATACTGGAGCCCAAGAATTATTTCCACTTGGTGTTATTTAATGAGCCTACCATGATAATATTATACAAGCATCTGAAAGAAGAGGAATGCAATCTATCAGAGAGCATCTATGATCAATTCTGGAGTGCCAACCAATTCCGTATTGCAGATGGATACACAAATATAACACTAGGGACAACGTGTACCGTAGAGAATGCAGGGCCGAATGGAGGAGGGTTGACCAATTTAACCTGTAATGGTTATCGATACGTTAATGTCAGTCTTCCAGACTTGAGTAAAGTGTGTGCATCAGAATTTAGGATTGCCGTGAAAGAAATTGACTTGGAGTTGGGAAAACCTCTTTCTGAGATAACAGGCACAGGGGTCAATATAACATGGTATCCAGGCAAACCTTGCAAGTATTGTGAGACAGATTACAGAAATTGTACTTATCGCAGAACCTCGTCTTTCTGCTACTGTCATGCTAGTTCCTATTCACAGTGCTCTACTG GTAACTCCAGGACTGCCGTTATTTTAA GTGCGGCCATTGGAAGCGGTTTGTTGTTCCTTGCTGCAGTATTGCTTGTGGTTTTTTATCGAAAGAGATCATTGGCGTCTAAGGAGCTCCAGCTTCGCATGGCCATGGAACCTTCTCTTACGAAAGTGGAGCAGTTCCTTGATGATTTTGCTCATGAAATGCCCATCAGATATTCCTTTTCTCAGTTGAAGAAGATCACCAACAACTTCGCAGATAAATTGGGGGAAGGAGGTTTCGGAGTGGTTTATAAAGGAAAACTCCCCAGAGGTAATTTGGTTGCCGTCAAAATTCTTGATCAGTCGAGACACAGTGAAACTCAGTTTATGAACGAAGTTGCCACTGTCGGAAGGATCCACCATGTCCACCTGGTCCGCTTGATGGGTTACTGTTTTGAGGGATTCAGAAGTGCGCTCGTGTATGAGTACATGGTCAATGGATCTCTAGAGAAGTTTATATTTGCTGGAAAAAATAAAGGGAGAATTCTAAAAGTAGAACAGCTTTATTCAATTGCTTTGGGTGCAGCCCGTGGAATCGCTTATCTACACCAAGATTGTGAGCGAAGCATAATTCATTTTGACATCAAACCCCACAATATATTACTAGACAAGGATTTTATACCGAAAATAGCTGATTTCGGTCTGGCAAAACTGTTTAGTAGGGAAGATGATCATATATCATTGACTGCTGCTAGAGGAACGCCAGGGTATGTTGCGCCAGAGCTTTGGTTTACAAATTTGGGACCCGTAACACACAAATCAGATGTTTACAGTTTTGGAATGGTATTATTAGAGATGGCTGGAGGAAGAAAGAATATTGATGTGCAAGTAAGCCGATCCAGTCAATTGTATTTTCCAGAGTGGGCATTCAAGCTGATGGAGAATACACAGTTGGAGATGATGTTGAGAGGAAGTGGGAAAGCAGAAATAGAATCTGAACAGATGGAAAAAGCCATAAGACTAGCTAAAGTAGGACTATGGTGCATTCAGTACAATTCAACAGATCGACCGTGCATGAGCCGGGTCGTTCAAATGTTGGAAGGAAATGGTGATGTCAGTAATCCTCCCCTGCCTTTTAATTCGTCCCCTGACTGTCAACCAGCTTTGCAATATTCTACGGAAGAATTTTCGTCAATGGTGTGCAACTGGCCCTGCGTCATGCACTGA